From the Hylaeus volcanicus isolate JK05 chromosome 4, UHH_iyHylVolc1.0_haploid, whole genome shotgun sequence genome, one window contains:
- the LOC128875179 gene encoding cGMP-specific 3',5'-cyclic phosphodiesterase-like isoform X1, with the protein MESEDEVDEELPEEEDTEVNDNLESFEKMKISTKPTPSKATERSECQLVRSPNPEELDAADPCKEPDKTRTCASEKSKLPLSTSTKTEPKDTDIVRLCRSKRITCQETIHEYDEEDGLTMEKVGRYLEAYPDAAEAWLRENASYELRQRLQGVGLPPAKSPARNLHREESLLTRSKRNSVTSDLFQTWLASSSPAKRSRSPSRSHSLIERREELNRLDESDLFMELIRDVANELDINVLCHKILVNVGLLTHADRGSLFLAKGPLEDSYNRRYLVAKLFDVTQDTELEKAMQRANNEEIKIPFGVGIAGYVAQTKEIINIKDAYKDPRFNSSIDMRTGYKTTLILSMPICSYEGDVIGVAQIINKTNGSNEFTDTDVEVFQRYLYFCGIGIQNAQLFELSVQEYRRNQILLNLARSIFEEQNNLECLVTKIMTEAKELLKCERCAVYLLDLDCGEAGHLEKIVERPGKSTQESRKPLSRRESNNIEMEDIFQQHATNETNKFTTIFEMDNKSQEAKVYRPSGNDLSSPLGQIARYVAVTGQILNIGDVATWLKKVVIQSGNEPIKSILCMPIVNGQRTVIGVAQLINKDNGTSFTDSDVSIFEAFAIFCGLGIHNTQMYESACKLMAKQKVALECLSYHATASNDDTIKLISETIPSADSYNLYSFTFIDFDLTDEDTCRATIRMFKQCNLIQKFHIPYEVLCRWILSVKKNYRPVKYHNWRHALNVAQTMFAMLKTGKMEQFMTDLEILGLLVACLCHDLDHRGTNNAFQMKTESPLAILYSTSTMEHHHFDQCVMILNSDSNNIFQSLSMEDYRRVMKVVESAILSTDLAVYFKKKNRFMELIDEGEFDWQSEEKKELLCGMMMTACDVSAIAKPWDVQHRVAKLVADEFFDQGDLERLQLNQQPVAMMDRERKDELPQMQVGFIDVICQPLYKVMSETFPWIMPLYEGTMENRRHWQDLAEKVEMGLTWIDRDTIDEPVEEFVSYEPKDIEFTVTTLNCAHAERKEVPEKSTLGRFASLRKGSRTLSKGVRHRISRSLYTRSAPEDLAKSKALIPDRKSRNKLCLLI; encoded by the exons ATGGAGTCCGAAGACGAAGTGGACGAAGAGCTACCGGAGGAGGAAGACACAGAG GTGAACGACAACTTGGAGAGCTTCGAGAAGATGAAGATTTCGACGAAGCCAACCCCCTCGAAGGCGACGGAGAGAAGCGAGTGCCAGCTGGTGCGGTCTCCCAACCCTGAGGAACTCGACGCGGCTGACCCCTGCAAGGAACCCGACAAGACGAGGACGTGTGCCTCAGAGAAATCAAAATTACCTTTAAGCACGAGCACCAAGACTGAACCGAAGGACACAGACATCGTCAGGTTGTGCAGGAGCAAACGGATCACCTGCCAGGAGACCATACACGAGTACGACGAGGAGGATGGCCTCACCATGGAGAAAGTTGGAAG GTATCTGGAGGCGTATCCGGACGCTGCCGAGGCCTGGCTTCGCGAGAACGCGAGCTACGAGCTTCGGCAGCGGCTGCAAGGTGTGGGACTGCCTCCTGCCAAGTCGCCGGCTAGGAACTTGCATCGAGAGGAGAGTCTCCTGACGCGTAGCAAGCGCAACAGCGTCACCTCCGACCTCTTTCAAACGTGGCTGGCCTCCAGCTCGCCAGCCAAGCGCAGCAGAAGTCCAAGCAG GAGCCACTCGCTGATTGAACGAAGGGAGGAGCTCAACAGGTTGGACGAGAGCGACCTGTTCATGGAACTCATCAGAGACGTGGCGAACGAGCTGGACATCAACGTCCTCTGCCACAAAATCCTAGTGAACGTCGGTTTGCTCACTCACGCGGATCGCGGTAGCTTGTTCCTGGCCAAGGGACCTCTGGAGGACAG CTATAATCGCAGGTACCTCGTCGCCAAGCTGTTCGACGTGACTCAGGATACAGAGCTCGAGAAGGCCATGCAACGCGCGAACAACGAGGAGATCAAGATACCTTTTGGAGTAGGGATCGCTGGCTACGTGGCTCAGACCAAGGAGATCATCAACATCAAAGATGCTTACAAG GATCCAAGGTTCAACAGCTCCATCGACATGAGAACTGGGTACAAGACGACGCTGATCCTGTCGATGCCGATCTGCAGTTACGAGGGCGACGTGATCGGGGTCGCGCAGATCATAAACAAAACCAACGGCAGCAACGAGTTCACCGACACGGACGTCGAGGTGTTTCAGAG GTATCTGTACTTTTGCGGTATCGGTATACAAAACGCGCAACTCTTCGAACTCTCGGTGCAAGAGTACCGCAGGAACCAGATCCTCCTGAATCTCGCGAGGAGCATATTCGAGGAGCAGAACAACCTCGAGTGCCTCGTCACCAAGATCATGACGGAGGCGAAAGAGCTGCTCAAGTGCGAACGATGCGCCGTGTACCTTCTGGACCTGGACTGCGGCGAGGCA GGACACCTCGAGAAGATCGTCGAGCGACCCGGCAAATCGACGCAAGAGAGTAGAAAACCGTTGTCGAGGCGAGAG AGCAACAACATCGAGATGGAGGACATTTTCCAACAGCAC GCCACGAACGAGACCAACAAGTTCACAACCATCTTCGAGATGGACAATAAGAGCCAGGAGGCCAAGGTGTACAGGCCGAGCGGAAACGATCTGTCGAGCCCGCTGGGACAGATCGCGAGGTACGTCGCTGTCACGGGGCAAATCCTCAACATCGGTGACGTGGCCACGTGGCTCAAGAAAGTTGTGATCCAGTCGGGAAACGAACCGATCAAGAGCATTCTCTGTATGCCCATAGTCAACGGTCAGAGGACCGTGATTGGGGTTGCTCAGTTGATTAACAAG GACAACGGGACGTCTTTTACCGACTCTGACGTGTCGATCTTCGAGGCGTTTGCCATATTCTGCGGCCTCGGGATACACAACACCCAGATGTACGAGTCAGCCTGCAAGCTGATGGCCAAACAGAAGGTCGCTCTCGAGTGTCTGAGTTACCACGCAACGGCCAGCAACGACGACACGATCAAGCTGATCTCGGAGACGATACCCTCCGCGGATTCGTATAATCTGTACAGCTTCACCTTCATCGACTTCGACCTCACCGACGAAGACACCTGCAGGGCCACCATCAGAATGTTCAAGCAGTGCAACTTGATCCAGAAGTTTCACATACCGTACGAAGTCCTCTGCCGGTGGATCCTCAGCGTGAAGAAAAATTACAG GCCAGTAAAGTACCACAACTGGCGACACGCGCTGAACGTAGCCCAGACGATGTTCGCGATGCTGAAGACTGGGAAGATGGAGCAGTTCATGACCGACCTGGAGATCCTCGGGCTCCTGGTCGCCTGTCTGTGCCACGACTTGGATCACAGAGGGACGAACAACGCCTTCCAGATGAAAACCGAGTCCCCGTTGGCCATCCTGTACTCGACCAGCACCATGGAGCACCACCACTTCGACCAGTGCGTTATGATCCTCAATTCCGACAGCAACAACATCTTCCAAAGTCTCTCCATGGAGGATTACAGAAGGGTGATGAAGGTGGTCGAGAGCGCGATCCTCTCCACCGACCTGGCGGTGTACTTCAAGAAGAAGAATCGGTTCATGGAATTGATAGACGAGGGGGAGTTCGACTGGCAGAgcgaagagaagaaagaac TGCTGTGCGGCATGATGATGACCGCCTGCGACGTCAGTGCAATAGCGAAGCCTTGGGACGTTCAGCACCGCGTGGCCAAGCTGGTAGCCGACGAGTTCTTCGACCAAGGAGACCTGGAACGTCTGCAGCTGAACCAGCAACCCGTGGCAATGATGGACCGCGAAAGAAAGGACGAGCTACCGCAGATGCAGGTTGGGTTCATCGACGTCATCTGCCAGCCCCTTTACAAGGTCATGTCGGAGACGTTCCCCTGGATAATGCCCCTGTACGAGGGCACCATGGAGAACAGAAGGCACTGGCAGGACCTCGCGGAGAAGGTCGAGATGGGTCTGACCTGGATCGATCGCGACACCATCGACGAACCCGTCGAGGAGTTCGTTTCCTACGAGCCCAAGGACATCGAGTTCACGGTGACCACCCTGAACTGCGCTCACGCGGAGAGGAAAGAGGTTCCTGAGAAGTCTACGTTAGGGCGGTTCGCCTCGTTGAGAAAGGGCAGTCGCACGTTGAGCAAAGGGGTCAGGCATCGCATCAGCAGGTCGCTGTACACGAGAAGCGCGCCAGAGGACCTCGCCAAGTCAAAGGCCCTCATTCCCGACAGAAAGAGCCGCAACAAGCTCTGTCTGCTCATTTGA
- the LOC128875179 gene encoding cGMP-specific 3',5'-cyclic phosphodiesterase-like isoform X2: MESEDEVDEELPEEEDTEVNDNLESFEKMKISTKPTPSKATERSECQLVRSPNPEELDAADPCKEPDKTRTCASEKSKLPLSTSTKTEPKDTDIVRLCRSKRITCQETIHEYDEEDGLTMEKVGRYLEAYPDAAEAWLRENASYELRQRLQGVGLPPAKSPARNLHREESLLTRSKRNSVTSDLFQTWLASSSPAKRSRSPSRSHSLIERREELNRLDESDLFMELIRDVANELDINVLCHKILVNVGLLTHADRGSLFLAKGPLEDRYLVAKLFDVTQDTELEKAMQRANNEEIKIPFGVGIAGYVAQTKEIINIKDAYKDPRFNSSIDMRTGYKTTLILSMPICSYEGDVIGVAQIINKTNGSNEFTDTDVEVFQRYLYFCGIGIQNAQLFELSVQEYRRNQILLNLARSIFEEQNNLECLVTKIMTEAKELLKCERCAVYLLDLDCGEAGHLEKIVERPGKSTQESRKPLSRRESNNIEMEDIFQQHATNETNKFTTIFEMDNKSQEAKVYRPSGNDLSSPLGQIARYVAVTGQILNIGDVATWLKKVVIQSGNEPIKSILCMPIVNGQRTVIGVAQLINKDNGTSFTDSDVSIFEAFAIFCGLGIHNTQMYESACKLMAKQKVALECLSYHATASNDDTIKLISETIPSADSYNLYSFTFIDFDLTDEDTCRATIRMFKQCNLIQKFHIPYEVLCRWILSVKKNYRPVKYHNWRHALNVAQTMFAMLKTGKMEQFMTDLEILGLLVACLCHDLDHRGTNNAFQMKTESPLAILYSTSTMEHHHFDQCVMILNSDSNNIFQSLSMEDYRRVMKVVESAILSTDLAVYFKKKNRFMELIDEGEFDWQSEEKKELLCGMMMTACDVSAIAKPWDVQHRVAKLVADEFFDQGDLERLQLNQQPVAMMDRERKDELPQMQVGFIDVICQPLYKVMSETFPWIMPLYEGTMENRRHWQDLAEKVEMGLTWIDRDTIDEPVEEFVSYEPKDIEFTVTTLNCAHAERKEVPEKSTLGRFASLRKGSRTLSKGVRHRISRSLYTRSAPEDLAKSKALIPDRKSRNKLCLLI, translated from the exons ATGGAGTCCGAAGACGAAGTGGACGAAGAGCTACCGGAGGAGGAAGACACAGAG GTGAACGACAACTTGGAGAGCTTCGAGAAGATGAAGATTTCGACGAAGCCAACCCCCTCGAAGGCGACGGAGAGAAGCGAGTGCCAGCTGGTGCGGTCTCCCAACCCTGAGGAACTCGACGCGGCTGACCCCTGCAAGGAACCCGACAAGACGAGGACGTGTGCCTCAGAGAAATCAAAATTACCTTTAAGCACGAGCACCAAGACTGAACCGAAGGACACAGACATCGTCAGGTTGTGCAGGAGCAAACGGATCACCTGCCAGGAGACCATACACGAGTACGACGAGGAGGATGGCCTCACCATGGAGAAAGTTGGAAG GTATCTGGAGGCGTATCCGGACGCTGCCGAGGCCTGGCTTCGCGAGAACGCGAGCTACGAGCTTCGGCAGCGGCTGCAAGGTGTGGGACTGCCTCCTGCCAAGTCGCCGGCTAGGAACTTGCATCGAGAGGAGAGTCTCCTGACGCGTAGCAAGCGCAACAGCGTCACCTCCGACCTCTTTCAAACGTGGCTGGCCTCCAGCTCGCCAGCCAAGCGCAGCAGAAGTCCAAGCAG GAGCCACTCGCTGATTGAACGAAGGGAGGAGCTCAACAGGTTGGACGAGAGCGACCTGTTCATGGAACTCATCAGAGACGTGGCGAACGAGCTGGACATCAACGTCCTCTGCCACAAAATCCTAGTGAACGTCGGTTTGCTCACTCACGCGGATCGCGGTAGCTTGTTCCTGGCCAAGGGACCTCTGGAGGACAG GTACCTCGTCGCCAAGCTGTTCGACGTGACTCAGGATACAGAGCTCGAGAAGGCCATGCAACGCGCGAACAACGAGGAGATCAAGATACCTTTTGGAGTAGGGATCGCTGGCTACGTGGCTCAGACCAAGGAGATCATCAACATCAAAGATGCTTACAAG GATCCAAGGTTCAACAGCTCCATCGACATGAGAACTGGGTACAAGACGACGCTGATCCTGTCGATGCCGATCTGCAGTTACGAGGGCGACGTGATCGGGGTCGCGCAGATCATAAACAAAACCAACGGCAGCAACGAGTTCACCGACACGGACGTCGAGGTGTTTCAGAG GTATCTGTACTTTTGCGGTATCGGTATACAAAACGCGCAACTCTTCGAACTCTCGGTGCAAGAGTACCGCAGGAACCAGATCCTCCTGAATCTCGCGAGGAGCATATTCGAGGAGCAGAACAACCTCGAGTGCCTCGTCACCAAGATCATGACGGAGGCGAAAGAGCTGCTCAAGTGCGAACGATGCGCCGTGTACCTTCTGGACCTGGACTGCGGCGAGGCA GGACACCTCGAGAAGATCGTCGAGCGACCCGGCAAATCGACGCAAGAGAGTAGAAAACCGTTGTCGAGGCGAGAG AGCAACAACATCGAGATGGAGGACATTTTCCAACAGCAC GCCACGAACGAGACCAACAAGTTCACAACCATCTTCGAGATGGACAATAAGAGCCAGGAGGCCAAGGTGTACAGGCCGAGCGGAAACGATCTGTCGAGCCCGCTGGGACAGATCGCGAGGTACGTCGCTGTCACGGGGCAAATCCTCAACATCGGTGACGTGGCCACGTGGCTCAAGAAAGTTGTGATCCAGTCGGGAAACGAACCGATCAAGAGCATTCTCTGTATGCCCATAGTCAACGGTCAGAGGACCGTGATTGGGGTTGCTCAGTTGATTAACAAG GACAACGGGACGTCTTTTACCGACTCTGACGTGTCGATCTTCGAGGCGTTTGCCATATTCTGCGGCCTCGGGATACACAACACCCAGATGTACGAGTCAGCCTGCAAGCTGATGGCCAAACAGAAGGTCGCTCTCGAGTGTCTGAGTTACCACGCAACGGCCAGCAACGACGACACGATCAAGCTGATCTCGGAGACGATACCCTCCGCGGATTCGTATAATCTGTACAGCTTCACCTTCATCGACTTCGACCTCACCGACGAAGACACCTGCAGGGCCACCATCAGAATGTTCAAGCAGTGCAACTTGATCCAGAAGTTTCACATACCGTACGAAGTCCTCTGCCGGTGGATCCTCAGCGTGAAGAAAAATTACAG GCCAGTAAAGTACCACAACTGGCGACACGCGCTGAACGTAGCCCAGACGATGTTCGCGATGCTGAAGACTGGGAAGATGGAGCAGTTCATGACCGACCTGGAGATCCTCGGGCTCCTGGTCGCCTGTCTGTGCCACGACTTGGATCACAGAGGGACGAACAACGCCTTCCAGATGAAAACCGAGTCCCCGTTGGCCATCCTGTACTCGACCAGCACCATGGAGCACCACCACTTCGACCAGTGCGTTATGATCCTCAATTCCGACAGCAACAACATCTTCCAAAGTCTCTCCATGGAGGATTACAGAAGGGTGATGAAGGTGGTCGAGAGCGCGATCCTCTCCACCGACCTGGCGGTGTACTTCAAGAAGAAGAATCGGTTCATGGAATTGATAGACGAGGGGGAGTTCGACTGGCAGAgcgaagagaagaaagaac TGCTGTGCGGCATGATGATGACCGCCTGCGACGTCAGTGCAATAGCGAAGCCTTGGGACGTTCAGCACCGCGTGGCCAAGCTGGTAGCCGACGAGTTCTTCGACCAAGGAGACCTGGAACGTCTGCAGCTGAACCAGCAACCCGTGGCAATGATGGACCGCGAAAGAAAGGACGAGCTACCGCAGATGCAGGTTGGGTTCATCGACGTCATCTGCCAGCCCCTTTACAAGGTCATGTCGGAGACGTTCCCCTGGATAATGCCCCTGTACGAGGGCACCATGGAGAACAGAAGGCACTGGCAGGACCTCGCGGAGAAGGTCGAGATGGGTCTGACCTGGATCGATCGCGACACCATCGACGAACCCGTCGAGGAGTTCGTTTCCTACGAGCCCAAGGACATCGAGTTCACGGTGACCACCCTGAACTGCGCTCACGCGGAGAGGAAAGAGGTTCCTGAGAAGTCTACGTTAGGGCGGTTCGCCTCGTTGAGAAAGGGCAGTCGCACGTTGAGCAAAGGGGTCAGGCATCGCATCAGCAGGTCGCTGTACACGAGAAGCGCGCCAGAGGACCTCGCCAAGTCAAAGGCCCTCATTCCCGACAGAAAGAGCCGCAACAAGCTCTGTCTGCTCATTTGA
- the LOC128874865 gene encoding synaptic vesicular amine transporter encodes MFDNVKNSRAILVAVVYLSLFLDNVLLTVVVPIIPDYLCTIDENSTTNDANDENGRVGLLLSSKALVQLILNPAVGTLTGTLGYTKPLFLGNLSLLLAAMLFAFGQTYEILFLARSVQGISSACIGVSGMSLVASQYPEEDKRSKIMGFVLGSIALGVLVGYPIGSVLYDLEGKMAPFLLVSCFIVVAICLQVLSLDIETKVEARKEETSWTHLLSDPHILIIFGAIWCSTSPMAILESCLPIWLQKRIKPKKWQLGTVFLPDSVGYLVGTNFFSMIAYRYGRSKIAVLAMLVVGTSAIFIPLASTMSQLIIPHLGIGLGIGVADAALVPLLASLVDQNGDYGPVYSIQQVAVSLAYSLGPIVGGELVKAIGFQWVMGIVGLVNIGYCPLLIYLALERRKLLTQDDKKRDYETFQKSVAKYERFQDSDDDL; translated from the exons ATGTTCGACAATGTGAAAAACTCACGAGCGATCCTCGTCGCTGTGGTCTACCTGAGCCTCTTCCTGGATAATGTCTTACTCACGGTTGTTG TGCCAATTATTCCCGATTACCTCTGCACCATCGACGAAAACTCGACGACGAACGACGCAAACGATGAAAACGGCCGCGTGGGATTATTGCTGAGCTCGAAGGCCCTGGTACAATTAATACTAAATCCAGCCGTGGGCACTCTAACCGGCACCCTGGGATACACCAAGCCATTGTTCCTCGGGAATTTAAGTCTCCTGCTGGCGGCGATGC TGTTCGCGTTTGGACAAACGTACGAGATCCTCTTCCTGGCGCGAAGCGTCCAAGGCATATCCTCCGCGTGCATAGGAGTTTCCGGGATGTCGCTGGTAGCCTCCCAATACCCGGAAGAGGACAAGAGGTCGAAGATCATGGGCTTCGTGTTGGGAAGCATCGCGTTGGGCGTTCTCGTGGGATACCCGATTGGTTCTGTGCTGTACGACCTCGAGGGAAAAATGGCACCTTTCCTGCTGGTGTCTTGCTTCATCGTCGTTGCCATAT GTCTACAAGTCTTGTCACTGGACATCGAGACCAAGGTTGAG GctagaaaagaagaaacgtcTTGGACGCACCTGCTCTCCGATCCTCACATACTCATCATCTTCGGGGCCATATGGTGTTCGACGTCTCCGATGGCAATCTTGGAGTCCTGCTTGCCAATATGGCTGCAAAAACGCATCAAGCCCAAG AAATGGCAGCTGGGAACAGTGTTCCTTCCAGACAGCGTTGGGTACCTGGTTGGGACCAATTTCTTCAGCATGATCGCTTATCGCTACGGGCGAAGCAAGATCGCGGTTCTGGCCATGCTGGTCGTTGGCACCAGCGCCATTTTCATTCCCTTGGCTAGTACCATGTCGCAGCTGATAATCCCTCATTTGGGAATAGGTTTGGGCATCGGCGTAGCCGACGCCGCTCTGGTACCGCTGTTGGCCAGCCTGGTGGACCAAAATGGCGACTATGGGCCCGTTTATTCCATTCAGCAGGTGGCTGTCAGTCTGGCTTACTCGCTTG GGCCAATCGTGGGAGGCGAGTTGGTGAAGGCGATCGGGTTTCAATGGGTCATGGGTATCGTGGGGCTTGTAAACATTGGCTATTGTCCACTGTTAATATACCTAGCCCTGGAAAGGAGAAAGCTACTAACCCAGGATGACAAAAAGAGGGACTACGAGACCTTCCAAAAATCGGTGGCAAAGTACGAACGATTTCAGGATTCCGACGACGATCTTTGA